A part of Microbulbifer sp. MI-G genomic DNA contains:
- a CDS encoding DUF885 domain-containing protein produces MKVKSTLIATAISALILSGCSRGTDNTAEQNTMTSAESTVTQTATDNPAKVSQETIKQTKQMFEDFFQEHLSRSPEFKTFLGIKEDYDKWNDLSQQFAEETLTINKRQLAELKTIDPEKLDSATRLSLRLAKRNLEQDIEGYKWRHHGYPVNQMYATHTSAASLLISQHRIDNASDARAYISRLNGLPEYFSQLEEKLRENAKAGTIVPKFAFPYAISDAKNLISGVPFGGDTDSPLLADFKGKVEKLDIAVEEKKALVDQATAALKNRVKPAYEKLIAYLQQLEKDATTDDGAWKLADGEDFYNFRLGVYTTTDMTADEIHQIGLKEVARIHEEMREIMKKVGFKGTLQEFFEFMRTDKQFYYPTSEEGKAAYLKKATAIINTMKGKLDQLFITKPKADLDVRAVEPFREQSAGKAFYQRPAPDGSRPGIYYANLYNMEDMPTYQMEALAYHEGIPGHHMQLSIAQELPDIPKFRKYGSYTAYTEGWGLYSELVPKELGFYEDPYSDFGRLAMELWRAGRLVVDTGIHSKRWTREDAINYLVENTPNPKGDVVKAIERYIVLPGQATAYKIGMLKIVELREKAKSALGEKFDVRAFHDTILANGAVPLDVLEELVDDWVAEVKAQQ; encoded by the coding sequence ATGAAAGTGAAATCCACCCTGATTGCAACGGCTATAAGCGCGCTGATTCTCAGCGGCTGTAGCCGCGGCACAGACAATACTGCGGAGCAAAACACCATGACTTCCGCGGAGAGTACAGTCACCCAAACTGCCACTGACAACCCTGCCAAGGTGAGCCAGGAGACCATCAAGCAAACCAAACAAATGTTCGAGGACTTTTTTCAGGAACACCTGTCCCGCAGCCCGGAATTTAAAACCTTTCTGGGCATAAAAGAGGACTATGACAAATGGAACGATCTCTCCCAACAGTTTGCAGAAGAAACCCTGACCATCAACAAACGCCAACTGGCCGAGCTAAAGACAATTGACCCCGAAAAACTGGACAGTGCCACTCGCCTGAGCCTGCGGCTGGCCAAGCGCAATCTGGAGCAGGATATCGAGGGCTACAAGTGGCGCCACCACGGTTATCCGGTCAATCAGATGTATGCCACCCACACCAGTGCGGCCTCCCTGTTGATCAGTCAGCACCGTATTGACAACGCAAGCGATGCAAGAGCCTACATCTCACGCCTGAATGGGCTGCCCGAGTATTTTTCCCAGTTGGAAGAGAAACTGAGGGAAAATGCAAAAGCCGGTACTATTGTGCCGAAATTCGCCTTCCCCTATGCCATCAGTGACGCGAAGAACCTGATCAGCGGCGTCCCCTTTGGCGGCGATACAGACAGCCCGCTGTTGGCAGATTTCAAGGGCAAAGTGGAAAAACTGGATATTGCCGTCGAAGAGAAAAAAGCCTTGGTCGATCAAGCCACTGCCGCGCTTAAAAACCGTGTAAAGCCGGCTTACGAAAAGCTGATTGCCTACCTGCAGCAGCTTGAAAAAGACGCCACCACCGATGACGGCGCCTGGAAGCTGGCGGATGGGGAGGATTTCTACAATTTTCGCCTGGGCGTCTACACCACAACAGACATGACCGCCGACGAGATCCACCAGATCGGTCTCAAAGAAGTTGCACGTATTCACGAAGAAATGCGTGAGATCATGAAAAAGGTAGGTTTTAAAGGCACCCTGCAGGAATTTTTCGAATTCATGCGCACCGATAAACAGTTCTACTACCCCACCAGTGAAGAGGGCAAAGCGGCATACTTGAAAAAAGCCACTGCCATTATCAATACCATGAAGGGCAAACTGGACCAACTATTTATCACCAAACCCAAGGCCGACCTCGATGTCCGGGCGGTGGAGCCCTTCCGCGAGCAGTCCGCCGGCAAGGCCTTTTATCAGCGCCCTGCACCCGATGGTTCGCGCCCTGGCATCTACTACGCCAATCTGTATAACATGGAGGACATGCCCACTTATCAGATGGAGGCACTGGCTTACCACGAAGGTATTCCCGGACACCATATGCAGCTGTCTATCGCCCAGGAGCTGCCGGACATTCCCAAGTTCCGCAAATACGGCAGTTACACCGCCTATACCGAGGGCTGGGGCCTCTACTCCGAACTGGTACCGAAAGAGCTGGGCTTCTATGAGGACCCCTACTCCGACTTCGGCCGCCTGGCCATGGAGCTGTGGCGCGCTGGCCGCCTGGTGGTGGACACTGGTATCCACAGCAAACGGTGGACCCGTGAAGATGCCATCAACTACCTGGTGGAAAACACCCCCAACCCCAAAGGAGATGTGGTTAAGGCCATTGAACGCTATATTGTCCTACCGGGCCAGGCCACCGCTTATAAAATCGGTATGCTGAAAATTGTCGAGCTGCGCGAGAAAGCCAAATCCGCTCTGGGAGAAAAATTTGATGTGCGCGCTTTCCACGATAC
- a CDS encoding superoxide dismutase — MAFELPKLPYAKNALEPHISEETLEYHYGKHHKTYVDKLNGLLEGTADADKSLEEVIKSSSAGVFNNAAQVWNHTFYWNCLSPNGGGEAGGAIAEAIDSTFGSFDKFKEEFTTSAVNNFGSGWTWLVKKADGSIAILNTSNAGTPLTEEGLTPLLTCDVWEHAYYIDYRNLRPKYMEAFWALVNWEFVNQNFA; from the coding sequence ATGGCTTTCGAATTGCCCAAACTCCCCTACGCGAAGAATGCCCTGGAACCACACATCTCCGAAGAAACCCTGGAGTATCACTACGGCAAGCACCACAAAACCTATGTCGACAAACTCAATGGCCTGCTGGAAGGCACTGCCGACGCCGACAAGTCCCTGGAGGAGGTGATCAAGTCCTCCTCCGCCGGCGTATTCAACAATGCCGCCCAGGTCTGGAACCACACATTCTACTGGAACTGCCTGAGCCCGAACGGCGGTGGAGAAGCCGGGGGTGCCATTGCCGAAGCCATTGACTCTACCTTTGGCAGCTTTGACAAGTTTAAAGAGGAATTCACCACCAGTGCTGTGAACAATTTCGGCTCTGGCTGGACCTGGCTGGTGAAGAAAGCTGACGGCTCAATCGCGATCTTAAATACTTCAAATGCCGGCACCCCATTGACCGAAGAGGGGCTCACCCCCCTATTGACCTGCGATGTCTGGGAACATGCCTACTATATCGATTACCGCAATCTGCGCCCGAAGTACATGGAAGCTTTCTGGGCCCTGGTCAACTGGGAATTTGTAAACCAGAATTTCGCCTGA